Proteins encoded by one window of Cannabis sativa cultivar Pink pepper isolate KNU-18-1 chromosome 4, ASM2916894v1, whole genome shotgun sequence:
- the LOC115713026 gene encoding large ribosomal subunit protein uL24z: protein MKYNPRVTSSRRKNRKAHFTAPSSVRRVLMSAPLSSDLRSKYNVRSMPVRKDDEVQVVRGTYKGREGKVVQVYRRKWVIHIERITREKVNGSTVNVGINPSKVVITKLRLDKDRKSLLDRKAKGRAAADKDKGTKFTAEDIMQNVD, encoded by the coding sequence ATGAAGTACAACCCGAGGGTCACCAGCTCCCGCCGCAAGAACAGGAAGGCTCATTTCACAGCACCCTCCAGCGTGAGGCGTGTGCTTATGAGCGCACCGCTCTCATCCGATCTCCGTTCCAAGTACAATGTTAGGTCTATGCCCGTCCGCAAAGACGACGAGGTTCAGGTCGTCCGTGGTACCTACAAGGGTCGCGAGGGAAAGGTCGTTCAGGTGTATCGCCGGAAATGGGTCATCCACATCGAGCGCATCACAAGGGAGAAGGTCAATGGCTCCACCGTGAACGTTGGTATCAACCCATCTAAGGTTGTTATCACCAAGCTTAGACTTGATAAGGACAGGAAGTCACTTCTCGATCGCAAGGCTAAGGGTCGTGCCGCCGCGGACAAGGACAAGGGTACCAAGTTCACCGCCGAGGATATCATGCAGAACGTCGATTAA